A region from the Biomphalaria glabrata chromosome 14, xgBioGlab47.1, whole genome shotgun sequence genome encodes:
- the LOC106075685 gene encoding uncharacterized protein LOC106075685: MSCKRKIQTDRKVSKRLTTEKKSTDLCFPQDTYGLNVCLKDQTDLADFSSLGDKNQDTYSHHFISDQFKVQLDDVEGPLIGDHETQESEGGEADLHKYLVDCKKNPGHRQFLDVETFTLKHLPEGFQDNDLYEYIKVTADLTVRVDVRKISPNRPKFWPKTTRPYPFSNMRERSNLRTGSGRVWNVNKFQDGVTQDGGYGGTAYTKCWCRKCKGSNSPSNVWWEFEVTTATHVVFDDIEVNHTTLRLFYDRDDSPVVSVDKVSVDYVNIEYDMCWLKCVTCDTTLGNKLMEMFKHFVKVWRKVWNKYIDARSPQKLTFIVSHPHGCSKQVSVGQWKDRLKVGLRSKFTYTTCTCPGSSGAHVHCLGYSDWTWSDLVHSGSFKSGLNYSGAGRV, translated from the exons ATGTCCTGCAAGAGAAAAATTCAAACCGATAGAAAAGTATCGAAAAGACTCACTACAGAAAAA AAAAGTACAGACCTTTGTTTTCCTCAAGACACCTATGGACTTAATG TTTGTCTAAAGGATCAGACTGACCTAGCAGACTTCTCCAGTCTTGGAGATAAGAATCAAGATACAT ATTCTCATCATTTCATCAGTGACCAGTTCAAAGTCCAGTTAGATGATGTTGAAGGTccactaattg GTGATCATGAAACTCAGGAGTCAGAAGGTGGAGAAGCTGATCTACACAAATATCTTGTGGACTGTAAGAAGAATCCAGGGCATAGACAATTTTTAGATGTTGAGACATTCACCTTGAAACATTTACCTGAAGGTTTTCAAGACAATGATTTGTATGAATACATCAAAGTTACAGCTGACCTTACAGTTAGAGTTGATGTTAGAAAGATCAGTCCAAACAGACCAAAGTTTTGGCCAAAGACAACTCGACCATATCCATTTTCTAACATGAGAGAGAGAAGTAACTTGAGGACAGGAAGTGGAAGAGTGTGGAATGTAAACAAGTTTCAAGATGGAGTCACACAAGATGGAGGTTATGGAGGTACTGCCTACACaaagtgttggtgtagaaaaTGTAAAGGTTCAAACTCACCCAGCAATGTGTGGTGGGAGTTTGAAGTGACCACAGCCACACATGTGGTGTTTGATGACATTGAGGTCAACCACACAACCCTGAGATTGTTTTATGATAGAGATGACAGTCCAGTGGTCAGTGTTGATAAGGTCAGTGTTGATTATGTAAACATTGAGTATGACATGTGTTGGTTGAAATGTGTGACATGTGATACAACTTTAGGAAATAAACTGATGGAAATgttcaaacattttgtaaaagtcTGGAGGAAAGTCTGGAACAAATACATTGACGCTAGATCTCCACAAAAGTTGACCTTTATAGTGTCACATCCTCATGGCTGTTCTAAACAGGTCAGTGTAGGTCAATGGAAGGACAGACTAAAGGTGGGTCTTAGATCTAAGTTTACTTATACAACTTGTACATGTCCAGGAAGTAGTGGAGCACATGTCCACTGTCTGGGGTATAGTGACTGGACTTGGTCTGATCTTGTCCACAGTGGAAGTTTCAAGTCTGGATTAAATTACAGTGGAGCTGGTCGTGTTTAg